The following coding sequences lie in one Rutidosis leptorrhynchoides isolate AG116_Rl617_1_P2 chromosome 4, CSIRO_AGI_Rlap_v1, whole genome shotgun sequence genomic window:
- the LOC139842162 gene encoding protein ALP1-like translates to MSSTSWSSEEFFMQVLDIINSEALESENEAESSHTRRYIEREHEAAHVRLMTDYFVEGCKYSDDNFKRSEALESENEAESSHRRRYIEREHEAAHVRLMIDYFVQGCKYSDDNFKRRFRMRRRVFLRITEDILNYHKDPLPEYFKYFHLRVDARGKLSISTHLKITAALRQLAYGDTPDLFDEYLQMSERTSRESLMHFCKCIIDLYKDEYMREPTTEDIKRLYEAHEDIHGLPGMMGSIDCMHWAWGRCPVAWKGQFTRGNHKVPTIMLEAVASYDNWIWHAFFRVAGSNNDLNVLNASNLFNSMLNEETEDIPFTVNEVEYKRGYYLADGIYPGWASFVKAFSSANDEKHKYFSKKQAAARKDVERTFGILQGRWHILQQPARAYSVNVMKQMMYTCIILHNIIVEDNGFALTENDWVYEPVHNMQTTWIERCETYRRRTKELRDREVHEDLRSDLVEHVWANRETSESETKSD, encoded by the exons ATGTCTTCAACATCATGGTCTAGCGAAGAGTTTTTTATGCAAGTGCTCGATATAATCAATAGCGAGGCGTTAGAAAGTGAAAATGAAGCGGAAAGTTCTCACACACGTCGTTATATAGAACGTGAACATGAAGCCGCACATGTACGTCTTATGACCGACTATTTTGTTGAAGGTTGCAAATACTCCGACGATAATTTTAAAAGGAG cgAGGCGTTAGAAAGTGAAAATGAAGCGGAAAGTTCACACAGACGTCGTTATATAGAACGTGAACATGAAGCCGCACATGTACGTCTTATGATCGACTATTTTGTTCAAGGTTGCAAATACTCCGACGATAATTTTAAAAGGAGGTTTCGAATGCGGCGTCGCGTATTTCTCCGAATTACGGAAGACATTCTCAACTACCACAAAGATCCGCTACCGGAATACTTTAAGTATTTTCATTTACGAGTTGATGCACGCGGCAAGTTGAGTATTAGTACACACTTAAAAATAACGGCTGCTCTACGACAATTAGCTTATGGTGATACACCCGATCTTTTTGACGAGTACTTGCAAATGTCGGAACGAACATCTCGTGAATCATTAAtgcacttttgtaagtgtattattGATTTATATAAAGATGAATATATGCGAGAGCCTACCACGGAAGATATCAAAAGATTGTATGAAGCTCATGAAGATATTCACGGTTTACCTGGTATGATGGGAAGcatagattgtatgcattgggcatgGGGAAGATGTCCCGTTGCATGGAAAGGTCAATTTACTCGAGGCAATCACAAAGTTCCAACTATTATGCTAGAAGCTGTAGCCTCATATGATAACTGGATTTGGCATGCTTTCTTTAGGGTTGCGGGTTCAAACAACGACTTAAACGTCTTGAACGCTAGTAATCTCTTCAACTCAATGCTTAATGAAGAAACAGAAGATATTCCTTTTACTGTAAATGAGGTTGAGTACAAAAGAGGATATTATCTAGCGGACGGTATATATCCCGGGTGGGCATCATTTGTTAAGGCGTTTTCAAGTGCAAATGATGAAAAACATAAGTACTTTTCGAAGAAACAAGCAGCGGCACGCAAGGATGTTGAGAGGACTTTTGGTATTTTACAGGGGCGTTGGCATATACTACAACAACCAGCAAGGGCATATAGCGTCAATGTAATGAAACAAATGATGTATACGTGCATTATCTTACACAACATAATTGTTGAAGATAATGGTTTTGCTCTAACCGAAAATGATTGGGTTTACGAACCCGTTCATAATATGCAAACAACTTGGATCGAGAGGTGCGAAACTTACAGGAGGAGGACGAAAGAATTACGAGATAGGGAAGTGCATGAGGACCTACGATCGGATTTGGTTGAACATGTATGGGCTAATCGTGAGACGTCGGAGTCAGAGACGAAGTCGGATTAA
- the LOC139842163 gene encoding uncharacterized protein, producing MDESSDINNYHVTTSTNETPPNLEGPGPAPGQGPAPGQGPAPGQGPALGQGPVQGQGPVPGQGPAPGQGPAPGQGPAPGQGPAQGQGPVPGQGPALGQGPVPGQGPALGQGPTPGQAASVLRLPRQDLFADDRRQDFIHICSPLYKAAIEGVWETANEIMQQFNQNQNQNQDGRPPLVHYAITDNCETILHIAASSSRNTDFVRNLVRDMEPEDLLYQNLSKNTALCLAAMTGNVDIATIMVNKNRELLTIDFESHITPLYIAALYGKRDMVNYLYDETRRQGGPYTHYKWVCLKCVETDLFDVALRIFPEIPDNDGANEIRDILGVLARKASAFEETKQDLMSSMMGCFKGRPHPNTGEAMKLLDLILTRSETWPKQVLHNRLRGPVTIINRIGTYPARILFIAAEMGNIKFLVELFRKYPDLIWKVNDNKQNIFHVAVSHRHESIYNLLYEIGSMKDLIVAQKDRDENTLLHIAAKNAKNNRLQDVSGAAFRMQRRLLWYKEVESMIPPHYTEKRNKDGLTPSELFSQTHNKLLIESEKWMKGTASKCMLVATLIATVVFGVAFTIPGGYEQNHGYPIFRHNPVFIVFVVLDAISLILSATSILVFLSVLTSRYALEDFKESLPKKLMVGLTLLFLSILTMMIAFSVSFFVLYHHKFNLFIGGSISVLALLPIVVYGLLHFPLLKDMYHSTYGSKSLFNPKKQMLYYKNPTV from the exons ATGGATGAGTCGAGTGACATCAACAACTATCATGTGACCACATCGACAAATGAAACACCACCAAATCTGGAGGGACCGGGACCCGCGCCGGGACAAGGACCCGCTCCTGGACAGGGACCCGCTCCGGGACAGGGACCCGCGCTGGGACAGGGACCCGTGCAGGGACAAGGACCCGTGCCGGGACAAGGACCCGCGCCAGGACAAGGACCAGCGCCTGGACAGGGACCCGCTCCGGGACAGGGACCCGCGCAGGGACAAGGACCCGTGCCGGGGCAAGGACCCGCGCTGGGACAAGGACCCGTGCCGGGACAAGGACCTGCGCTGGGACAAGGACCCACGCCGGGACAAGCTGCGAGTGTACTCAGGCTTCCACGTCAAGATCTTTTTGCTG ATGATAGAAGACAGGATTTCATTCACATATGTTCTCCCCTATATAAAGCAGCGATCGAAGGTGTTTGGGAAACAGCTAATGAAATCATGCAGCAattcaatcaaaatcaaaatcaaaatcaagatGGTAGACCACCACTGGTACATTATGCCATCACTGATAACTGTGAAACAATACTTCATATTGCTGCATCGTCTTCTCGAAACACAGATTTTGTGCGGAATCTTGTTCGGGATATGGAGCCCGAAGATTTGCTGTATCAGAATCTGAGTAAGAACACTGCCCTTTGTTTGGCAGCTATGACAGGAAATGTAGATATCGCAACAATTATGGTGAATAAGAACCGAGAGTTGCTGACAATTGATTTTGAATCACATATTACACCACTTTATATTGCTGCTCTATATGGAAAGCGTGACATGGTAAACTATCTCTATGATGAAACAAGACGTCAAGGAGGTCCATACACGCATTACAAATGGGTTTGCTTAAAATGTGTGGAGACTGATCTATTTG ATGTTGCACTACGAATATTTCCAGAAATCCCAGACAATGATGGTGCTAACGAGATTCGGGATATACTTGGAGTTTTGGCTCGAAAAGCTTCGGCATTTGAGGAAACTAAGCAAGATCTTATGAGTAGTA tgATGGGTTGCTTCAAGGGGAGACCACATCCAAACACAGGCGAAGCAATGAAATTACTAGATCTAATTTTGACACGTTCCGAGACATGGCCAAAACAAGTATTACATAATAGACTCAGAGGCCCTGTCACCATCATAAATCGAATAGGAACATACCCTGCCCGGATACTTTTTATTGCTGCTGAAATGGGCAACATCAAATTTCTAGTTGAGCTTTTTCGCAAATATCCTGATCTTATTTGGAAAGTAAACGACAATAAACAAAATATATTTCACGTTGCTGTCTCTCACCGCCATGAAAGTATCTACAATCTATTATACGAGATTGGCTCAATGAAGGATTTAATAGTTGCTCAGAAGGACCGAGATGAGAATACTTTGTTGCATATTGCTGCTAAAAATGCAAAAAATAACCGGCTACAAGATGTCTCGGGAGCAGCTTTTCGGATGCAACGTCGATTGTTATGGTATAAG GAAGTAGAGTCTATGATACCTCCACATTATACAGAAAAGAGAAACAAAGATGGCCTCACACCAAGCGAACTATTCAGCCAGACCCACAACAAGTTACTTATTGAAAGTGAGAAGTGGATGAAAGGAACAGCTAGTAAATGCATGTTGGTTGCTACACTGATAGCCACAGTAGTATTTGGAGTTGCTTTTACTATTCCAGGTGGATATGAACAGAATCACGGTTATCCAATATTCCGTCACAACCCAGTCTTCATAGTGTTTGTAGTGCTAGATGCGATATCTTTAATCTTGTCTGCAACTTCCATACTCGTGTTCTTATCAGTCCTCACTTCACGTTACGCGCTAGAGGATTTCAAAGAATCATTACCCAAGAAACTAATGGTAGGTCTAACCTTGCTTTTTCTCTCTATATTGACCATGATGATTGCTTTCAGTGTCAGCTTCTTCGTGTTGTACCATCACAAGTTCAATCTCTTCATAGGAGGTTCAATTAGTGTACTTGCTCTTTTACCTATCGTTGTGTATGGCCTACTACATTTTCCTCTTCTAAAGGACATGTATCACTCGACATATGGTTCAAAGTCTCTCTTTAACCCGAAGAAACAGATGCTTTACTATAAAAATCCAACTGTTTGA